Part of the Terriglobia bacterium genome, GGGCGCCTCAAGACTTCGTTTTTGCGCCCCATCTGCGTCATCCGCGTCATCTGCGGCTAAAACCTTTTGTGCTTTTTGTGGTTATTCCCCTAACCCCGGTTTTCGCAGAATCATAGCCATATTGGACGAGCGGCCCGTCAGCATCACATTGAGCGTGTCGACGGCCGTGAAGAATCCGCCGCGCAGCACCATCCATACGCCCGATTTCAGGAAGCGATGATCGGAAGGGAAAAGCGCATCGCAAACCCGGCGCGGCAGAAATCCTATGAACAGCGAATGCAGAGTCCAGATCCAGAACTGGCTGTTGGTCGAGAAAGAGGTTTCGAGGTGTTCGAAGCCGGCCCGCTTCGCGGCGCGAGTCGCGCTCTCTGAATTGAACAGCACCCAGTGACGCGGTACGTGCAGGCCGCCCCAATGCCGTCCGAAAAGACGCGATTCCCAGGTTTGCGTGTTCGGCGTGATGAAGACCGTGATGCCGCCCGGTTCGAGCAGGTCATAGATCTTCTTCAAATAGGACAACGGAGAGCCGACATGCTCGATCAGATGGGAACTGTGGATGAAATGGAACTTCATATCCGCAGATGGCGTGAACTCTTCAATCCGGACAGCATGCGCCTCAAATCCGCGCTGGCGGCAAATCGCCACCGCCCGCGCCGACATATCCACGCCCACGCCGCGGATGCCGTGGACCTGATACATGGATTCGAGAGCCATTCCGAAGCCGCAGCCGATATCGAGCCAGCGCGTCTCCGGCGTCAGCTTCAAATGTTTCTCGATCGGGCGGATGCGCTGCTTGAACAGCCACAGACTGAGGTGGTGAAAGATGCCTTTCTTCGCTTCCTCAACGTTGACGGCGGAACTCGCTTCGAGAATATTCGAGTAATAGTTCGGCGGATAAATCGTGCCGAGCTCCGCATCAGCAGGGCGGGGATCGAGGTACCAGGCGCTGCATTCGAGGCATTCCACCAGGTTGAAGGTATCGTTCGTCGTGTTGTAATACTCGTGTTCCTGCACCTTATAAAGCGGCCGCTTCCGGGTCGAGTCGCACAAGGGACAGTGAGGAACATCTGTCTTCGCGATGCCGTGCGCTGCGGGCCGCGCGTACCACGCCGCATCATCAACGCGCTGATGTGCGAGCTTCAGGATGTTGCTCGTAAAGGAACGTTCGAGGCCGAATCGCGGGTCGGAAAAGACCTCGTGATCCACCAGTCTCCGGTGCACGACGGGAAGATATTGATAGTTGATCTGCGGCCACAGGTGGTGTTCAACGTGATAGCCGAAATGGATCTTGCAGAGAAACAGCCGGTCGAACAGATTCGTTCCCACGGTGCGGACAAATGGGCCCCTGGTTCCCAGGAAGTACGGAGAATCCGGATCGCCGCCGATCGACTGCGGAGGCTGGTGTTCGGTGATCGCCCGGAAGTTGAGGAAGAGCATCTGAAGCGTCAACAGAGGCGCGAGCCACAGGAAGAAATAGGCCAGGGGATGGATCTGCCAAAGCGCGGCAAAA contains:
- a CDS encoding fatty acid desaturase, translated to MEEILSPAEIKLYRKPVAWRQFVDFGLVWLQILAGICLFVWSPGIVTYLIAALLIAGGQHGLGLVAHEFIHSNVVPGNRRLNDFLGTWLFSAPGGIPFTLFRQRHFLHHRFYSTDEDTKTIYRRDIRGIRLWGEIFKKLTMLEYFDHISAVLHYMKEESAAQEASGPDLLEMLPPLLITQALIFAALWQIHPLAYFFLWLAPLLTLQMLFLNFRAITEHQPPQSIGGDPDSPYFLGTRGPFVRTVGTNLFDRLFLCKIHFGYHVEHHLWPQINYQYLPVVHRRLVDHEVFSDPRFGLERSFTSNILKLAHQRVDDAAWYARPAAHGIAKTDVPHCPLCDSTRKRPLYKVQEHEYYNTTNDTFNLVECLECSAWYLDPRPADAELGTIYPPNYYSNILEASSAVNVEEAKKGIFHHLSLWLFKQRIRPIEKHLKLTPETRWLDIGCGFGMALESMYQVHGIRGVGVDMSARAVAICRQRGFEAHAVRIEEFTPSADMKFHFIHSSHLIEHVGSPLSYLKKIYDLLEPGGITVFITPNTQTWESRLFGRHWGGLHVPRHWVLFNSESATRAAKRAGFEHLETSFSTNSQFWIWTLHSLFIGFLPRRVCDALFPSDHRFLKSGVWMVLRGGFFTAVDTLNVMLTGRSSNMAMILRKPGLGE